One genomic segment of Roseovarius carneus includes these proteins:
- a CDS encoding amidohydrolase family protein, with amino-acid sequence MAKSTRKLVIRNIGLILTGKMEAPIADGDCVIAIDGKISEFGYEKDLDTEDATTKINAHGSTLAPGLIDSHVHPVVGDYTPRQQQLGWIDSTLHGGVTTMISAGEVHMPGRPKDIVGLKAMSIAAQRFYENFRPSGVKVLAGAPVIEHGMEEHDFKELANAGVKFLGEVGLGSVKDGKTANQMVNWARKYGIQSTIHTGGPSIPGSGLIDADMVLETGTDVVGHINGGHSALPDDQIICLCENCGKGLEIVHNGNERAALLTLNTTRELNKLDQIILGTDGPAGSGVQPLGIMRMVAMLSSLGNVPAEIAFCFATGNTARQRELDVGLLEPGFSADFVLMDQAQHAPGKNILESVQLGNLPGIGMMIIDGEICSRRSRNTPPAQNLPEEES; translated from the coding sequence ATGGCGAAGTCAACACGCAAGCTGGTGATCAGGAATATCGGCCTGATCTTGACGGGAAAGATGGAGGCGCCGATCGCCGACGGAGACTGTGTGATTGCGATAGACGGCAAGATTTCAGAATTCGGGTATGAAAAAGATCTCGACACCGAAGATGCGACCACAAAGATTAATGCCCACGGATCGACCCTGGCACCCGGTCTGATTGACAGCCATGTGCATCCCGTCGTGGGCGATTACACCCCACGCCAACAGCAATTGGGGTGGATCGATTCAACATTGCACGGTGGTGTCACCACGATGATATCGGCGGGTGAGGTTCATATGCCTGGTCGCCCGAAAGACATTGTCGGACTAAAGGCGATGTCGATTGCCGCTCAACGGTTTTACGAAAATTTCCGCCCGTCCGGCGTCAAGGTGTTGGCAGGTGCGCCCGTCATTGAGCACGGGATGGAGGAGCACGACTTCAAGGAACTGGCCAATGCTGGCGTAAAATTCTTGGGCGAAGTGGGGTTGGGCTCTGTCAAAGACGGCAAGACCGCCAATCAGATGGTCAATTGGGCTCGTAAATATGGCATTCAATCCACCATTCATACGGGCGGTCCGTCCATCCCCGGTTCGGGTCTGATCGATGCTGATATGGTGCTGGAAACAGGCACCGATGTGGTGGGCCATATCAACGGTGGCCACTCGGCGCTGCCCGACGATCAGATCATTTGTTTGTGCGAAAACTGCGGCAAGGGCTTGGAGATTGTCCACAATGGCAACGAACGCGCCGCCCTGCTGACGCTGAACACCACGCGCGAGTTGAACAAGCTCGATCAGATCATTCTTGGCACTGACGGTCCGGCAGGTTCGGGCGTACAACCCTTGGGCATCATGCGTATGGTTGCAATGCTATCCAGCCTTGGAAATGTCCCTGCTGAAATCGCGTTCTGTTTCGCAACCGGCAACACCGCACGCCAGCGCGAGTTGGACGTTGGACTGCTGGAGCCCGGCTTTTCCGCCGATTTTGTGCTGATGGATCAAGCCCAACACGCGCCCGGCAAGAACATCCTTGAATCCGTCCAGCTTGGCAACCTGCCCGGCATTGGCATGATGATCATTGATGGCGAGATTTGCAGCCGTCGCAGTCGAAATACCCCTCCGGCACAAAACCTTCCCGAAGAGGAAAGCTGA